From Primulina huaijiensis isolate GDHJ02 chromosome 15, ASM1229523v2, whole genome shotgun sequence, one genomic window encodes:
- the LOC140958606 gene encoding uncharacterized protein: protein MEGIQERKVHICKFCSKSFSCGRSLGGHMRSHLINISSDRDHKFQENIPPLLSDGRNNAKFDKLSEFGSPSSYGPREKPKKTRKLSKPSEEDTLLQEKICKECGKSFQSWKALFGHMKSHSVNRKIANSSEDDSWDSQSDNESAAPFCKKKRSNRMKRYTSTTNSSSLANFSPCVSEIDQQEQEEVALSLIMLSRDTGNWVDMNSSGSSYNSLDFSEANKFGKISGKGSFCSESKFKKSKDKLKNTRKKKNLDRESEVNSPRNLIQKSGLDQFEGLKFNKAESSKRKCIDSNDSEVSLPVESYKSPFAYSPSDSHDFEKTSKFLCTICQRAFPSYQALGGHRASHKKFKGRCAPRSENDSLETENSPIQSTKSIEKISVFATKTASEVGFLKIKKHECPICFKIFPSGQALGGHKRSHLTPDQPKTTTHPSVVIQMPPASNTRDFLDLNLPATVDHKEWWIGISNDHESGNEHKLPLLGFLSS from the coding sequence ATGGAGGGAATTCAAGAACGGAAGGTGCATATCTGCAAATTCTGCAGCAAGAGCTTCTCCTGTGGGAGATCTTTGGGTGGCCACATGAGGTCTCATTTGATCAATATTTCATCTGATCGAGATCATAAGTTTCAAGAAAACATACCTCCACTTCTCTCCGATGGCAGAAACAATGCTAAATTTGACAAACTTTCGGAATTCGGGAGTCCGAGTAGTTATGGCCCAAGGGAGAAGCCAAAGaagacaagaaaattatcaAAGCCAAGTGAAGAAGATACTTTGCTTCAAGAAAAAATATGTAAAGAATGTGGCAAAAGTTTCCAGTCTTGGAAGGCTTTGTTTGGCCATATGAAATCCCACTCTGTGAATAGAAAGATTGCGAATAGTTCGGAAGATGATTCTTGGGATAGCCAATCTGACAATGAATCAGCAGCTCCATTTTGCAAGAAGAAGAGGTCAAACAGAATGAAAAGGTACACATCTACGACAAATTCATCATCTTTAGCGAATTTTTCGCCTTGTGTTTCTGAGATTGATCAGCAAGAGCAAGAAGAGGTTGCTTTGAGTTTGATCATGCTTTCGAGGGATACTGGAAATTGGGTTGACATGAATTCTTCTGGTTCCTCTTATAATAGTTTGGATTTTTCAGAAGCTAATAAATTCGGTAAAATTTCGGGCAAGGGGTCGTTTTGTAGTGAGTCGAAGTTCAAGAAATCGAAAGATAAGCTCAAGAACacgagaaagaagaaaaatctTGATCGAGAATCTGAAGTTAACTCGCCGAGGAATCTGATCCAGAAAAGTGGATTGGATCAGTTTGAAGGGCTAAAATTCAACAAGGCTGAGTCGAGCAAGAGAAAGTGCATTGATTCAAATGATTCTGAAGTTAGTTTGCCAGTTGAAAGCTACAAATCCCCATTTGCATACAGCCCTTCTGATTcccatgattttgagaaaaccaGCAAATTTTTATGCACGATTTGCCAAAGAGCCTTCCCTTCGTACCAAGCTCTAGGGGGTCACAGAGCAAGCCACAAAAAGTTCAAAGGCCGCTGCGCTCCAAGAAGTGAAAACGACAGCCTCGAAACCGAAAATTCACCAATACAAAGTACTAAAAGCATCGAAAAAATCAGTGTTTTTGCCACCAAAACTGCATCAGAAGTTGGATTCTTGAAAATTAAGAAGCATGAATGCCCAATTTGCTTCAAGATTTTCCCATCAGGGCAGGCTTTAGGTGGGCACAAGAGATCACATTTGACACCAGATCAGCCAAAAACCACTACTCATCCGTCTGTTGTGATTCAAATGCCGCCGGCCTCGAACACTCGGGACTTTCTTGATCTCAACTTGCCTGCTACTGTTGATCATAAAGAATGGTGGATTGGGATCAGCAACGATCACGAAAGTGGAAACGAGCATAAACTTCCATTGCTCGGCTTTCTCTCAAGCTGA
- the LOC140959715 gene encoding SNAP25 homologous protein SNAP33-like, translated as MFGHKKSPLHRFSKHHSGDPKVSDKPISNPFDSDDEIDNKKSLQAARRTSSDPSPMTPNSSSNPFDDNEIKGTTSSNSFQSSAARNKYKNDFRDSGGLENQSVQELENYAVYKAEETTNAVNGCLKIAEDMRDDATKTLITLHQQGEQITRTHMVAADIDHDLSRGEKLMGSLGGMFSKTWKPKKTRPIAGPVIIRDDPVQRKGNHLEQREKLGLTHASKERSHSQTPPNEPTNALQKVEFEKAKQDDSLSDLSNILGELKDMAVDMGSEIERQTKAIDNVQDDVEVVNIRVKGVTQRGRRLLGK; from the exons ATGTTTGGTCACAAGAAATCCCCATTGCATAGGTTCTCTAAACACCACTCAGGCGACCCAAAAGTCTCTGATAAGCCCATTTCTAATCCATTTGATTCAGATGATGAAATTGACAATAAGAAATCCCTTCAAGCTGCTAGACGAACCTCTTCAGACCCTTCTCCCATGACACCAAATTCGAGCTCGAACCCTTTTGATGATAACGAGATTAAAGGGACCACGTCATCTAATTCTTTTCAATCTTCGGCAGCCAGAAACAAGTACAAGAATGATTTCAGGGATTCCGGGGGATTGGAGAACCAAAGTGTGCAGGAATTGGAAAATTATGCTGTATATAAGGCGGAAGAGACTACAAATGCTGTCAATGGTTGTCTCAAAATTGCTGAAGATATGAGAGATGATGCTACTAAAACATTGATTACCTTGCATCAACAGGGAGAACAGATTACGAGAACTCACATGGTTGCTGCTGATATCGATCATGACCTTAGTAGG GGTGAAAAGCTCATGGGAAGTCTTGGGGGCATGTTCTCCAAGACATGGAAGCCCAAGAAAACTCGCCCAATAGCAGGCCCTGTGATCATTCGAG ATGATCCGGTGCAAAGAAAGGGCAATCACTTGGAGCAAAGAGAAAAATTGGGGCTGACTCATGCTTCCAAGGAAAGATCTCACAGCCAGACACCTCCGAATGAACCGACAAATGCGTTGCAGAAAGTTGAG TTTGAGAAAGCCAAACAGGATGATTCCCTCTCAGATTTAAGTAACATACTGGGGGAGCTAAAGGATATGGCTGTAGACATGGGATCTGAAATTGAGAG GCAAACCAAAGCTATCGATAATGTTCAGGATGATGTGGAGGTCGTAAACATCCGAGTGAAAGGCGTTACTCAACGTGGCCGTCGTTTGCTTGGAAAGTAG